In Desulfobulbus oralis, one DNA window encodes the following:
- a CDS encoding FeoA family protein encodes MQRHQHRHGNGASCRLNTLRPGDRACIRRHHAEGAIRQRLLDLGFVPLTYINVVRRAPLGDPIECEVDNLKIALRLAEAALIEVER; translated from the coding sequence ATGCAACGACATCAACACCGCCACGGCAACGGAGCTTCCTGCCGTCTCAACACGCTGCGACCCGGCGACCGGGCCTGCATCCGCCGCCATCATGCCGAGGGCGCCATTCGCCAGCGCCTGCTTGATTTGGGCTTCGTGCCTCTGACATACATCAACGTGGTTCGTCGCGCCCCCCTGGGTGACCCCATCGAGTGCGAGGTGGACAATCTGAAGATCGCCCTCAGACTGGCGGAAGCCGCACTCATCGAGGTGGAACGCTGA
- a CDS encoding DUF4198 domain-containing protein, producing the protein MNRLTCSLTLAFCTLALPLQAMAHDFWVNAAQDANKAQVKAQIGYGHGFPEPEAIAADRAHIFNPLRLVTPDGATEMTQKGENYAYESKKALKKGSYLVLGDYKPTFWSKNAEGWKQANRSQMSDASYCEEAVMTAKSILNVDGGMDTALITQVQGQKLEIVPQVNPATVKPGAAFPVQVLYDGKPVKTAEVTATFADFLSKESKAFYGHTDLKGMIEVIPLQAGYWFIQAKHKAPYADTKVCDEIVAVGTLSFYIGKQP; encoded by the coding sequence ATGAATCGACTGACGTGCAGCCTGACTCTGGCCTTCTGTACCCTGGCTCTGCCTCTGCAGGCCATGGCCCATGATTTCTGGGTCAATGCTGCCCAGGATGCGAACAAGGCGCAGGTCAAGGCGCAGATCGGCTATGGACACGGCTTTCCCGAGCCCGAGGCCATTGCTGCGGATCGGGCGCACATTTTCAATCCGCTGCGTCTGGTGACCCCCGACGGGGCCACGGAAATGACGCAGAAAGGGGAAAATTACGCCTACGAGAGCAAGAAGGCCTTGAAAAAGGGCAGCTACCTTGTGCTGGGCGACTACAAGCCCACCTTCTGGTCCAAGAACGCCGAAGGCTGGAAGCAGGCCAACCGCAGCCAGATGAGCGACGCCAGCTACTGCGAAGAAGCGGTGATGACCGCCAAGAGCATTCTCAACGTGGACGGCGGCATGGACACGGCCCTGATTACCCAGGTGCAGGGCCAAAAGCTGGAAATCGTGCCCCAGGTCAATCCGGCGACAGTAAAGCCGGGAGCGGCCTTTCCAGTACAGGTGCTCTACGACGGCAAACCGGTGAAAACAGCCGAGGTCACAGCCACCTTCGCAGATTTTCTTTCCAAGGAAAGCAAGGCCTTCTACGGTCACACCGACTTGAAAGGCATGATCGAGGTGATTCCCCTGCAGGCCGGATACTGGTTTATCCAGGCCAAGCATAAGGCTCCGTACGCGGACACGAAGGTGTGCGACGAAATCGTTGCTGTAGGCACCCTCTCCTTTTACATCGGCAAGCAACCGTAA
- a CDS encoding FeoB-associated Cys-rich membrane protein, which translates to MNALVQILVVVAVVAVAVWYLYSRFRKMTRPGQSSCGCGCGCGGACPPPPPQSGMRTSPETLPGRTDKPKTWRKR; encoded by the coding sequence ATGAATGCTCTCGTCCAGATCCTTGTTGTTGTTGCGGTGGTAGCTGTCGCCGTCTGGTATTTGTACAGCCGCTTCAGAAAAATGACGCGACCGGGCCAGTCTTCTTGTGGCTGCGGGTGCGGCTGTGGCGGCGCCTGTCCTCCGCCACCCCCGCAAAGCGGGATGAGAACAAGCCCGGAGACCCTTCCGGGCCGAACTGACAAACCAAAAACATGGAGGAAAAGATGA
- a CDS encoding DUF4198 domain-containing protein, with amino-acid sequence MKRMLTTLACCAAVVSAAPAYAHFQMIYTPEMALEEGGKIPLALVFTHPFEAGHTMDMGMPEQFFVIRSRGENAPQKTDLLKTLKPMTWTSLTNSGKAWETEYAVRGGDYTFCLVPEPYYEPEEEGYIKQSTKVIVNVGGEPGAWMEPVGMDTEIVPLAKPYDRWTGNVFQGKVLLNGKPVPGAEIEIEYLNHEPLLDKKAFAAKAEVKAPQSAFALQTIFADDNGVFTFGIPRAGWWGFAALDLDPEYKYKGKKCSRDAVMWIKAVDMK; translated from the coding sequence ATGAAAAGGATGCTGACTACCCTGGCCTGCTGCGCGGCCGTTGTTTCTGCTGCCCCGGCCTACGCCCATTTCCAGATGATATACACCCCGGAAATGGCCCTGGAGGAAGGGGGGAAAATTCCCCTGGCCCTGGTCTTTACCCACCCTTTCGAGGCGGGCCATACCATGGACATGGGCATGCCCGAGCAGTTCTTCGTTATCCGCAGCCGGGGTGAAAACGCGCCCCAGAAAACCGATCTGCTGAAAACCCTGAAGCCCATGACCTGGACCAGCCTGACCAACAGCGGCAAGGCCTGGGAAACCGAATATGCGGTCAGGGGCGGCGACTATACCTTCTGTCTGGTTCCGGAACCCTACTATGAGCCGGAAGAAGAGGGGTACATCAAGCAGAGCACCAAGGTGATCGTGAATGTGGGCGGCGAGCCCGGCGCCTGGATGGAGCCGGTAGGCATGGACACGGAAATCGTGCCGCTGGCCAAACCCTATGACCGCTGGACCGGCAACGTGTTCCAGGGCAAGGTGCTCCTGAACGGCAAGCCCGTGCCTGGCGCCGAAATAGAGATCGAATACCTCAACCACGAGCCCCTGCTCGACAAAAAGGCCTTTGCCGCAAAGGCCGAGGTCAAGGCTCCGCAGAGCGCCTTTGCCCTGCAGACCATTTTCGCCGACGACAACGGCGTCTTCACTTTTGGCATTCCCAGGGCGGGCTGGTGGGGTTTTGCCGCTCTCGATCTTGACCCCGAGTACAAGTACAAAGGCAAGAAGTGCTCCCGGGATGCGGTTATGTGGATCAAGGCGGTTGACATGAAATAA
- a CDS encoding ABC transporter ATP-binding protein, which produces MKDMLRAVTAGHPKKLRKSLWYTILSYLVNIVPFGISIEVVHIVFAAWSAGGAPDMAKLWGLCALLFGWLIVMYAAEVPAYRACYRDAYSASARGRVELAEKLRKLPLGYFARRDPGDLVNMIMGDFLLLETAISHQVPQMVGGLVLPVIAFVGLCFWNPPMAIAMFVSLPAGALVLLLSTRLQNRLSQKHMRAKIDAGNRIQEYMNGIRVIKACNLTGERFARMESAFQGFMRESIRIEAALGPFAMLAISLIRLGLTLMIVLGVHLMIGGTLDPLTFVAFLIVGTRVYDPLTAALLNFFVFRYSTQAGKRILRLMEEPEMSGEGDAPERHDIELKNVTFGYGGEPVLRDVSLTFPQGKLTALVGPSGCGKTTLMKVMARFYDPQSGTVLFGGADERGLDPEKLMRRISFVFQDVYLFRDTVRNNIAFGREGATEAEVEEAAKRACAHDFIMRLPQGYDTMVGEGGSTLSGGEKQRISIARALLKNAPVVLLDEATASLDPENEVEVQRAVNALVEGRTVVVIAHKLRTTQNADNIVVMEAGRVVDQGRHAELLERGGLYARLWTLQNESVGWSLTGD; this is translated from the coding sequence ATGAAGGACATGTTGCGGGCAGTAACGGCAGGGCATCCCAAAAAACTGCGCAAATCGCTCTGGTACACGATCCTCTCCTATCTGGTGAACATCGTTCCCTTCGGCATCTCCATCGAGGTGGTGCATATCGTGTTCGCAGCCTGGTCGGCCGGCGGCGCGCCGGATATGGCGAAGCTGTGGGGGCTGTGCGCCTTGCTGTTTGGCTGGCTGATTGTGATGTATGCCGCGGAGGTGCCAGCCTACCGGGCCTGTTACCGGGACGCCTACAGCGCCTCGGCCCGGGGGCGGGTCGAGCTGGCGGAGAAGCTGCGCAAGCTCCCGCTGGGCTACTTTGCCCGGCGCGACCCCGGCGACCTCGTGAACATGATCATGGGCGACTTCCTGCTGCTGGAGACCGCGATCTCCCATCAGGTGCCACAGATGGTCGGCGGCCTCGTCCTGCCCGTCATCGCCTTCGTGGGCCTGTGCTTCTGGAACCCGCCCATGGCCATCGCCATGTTCGTCTCGCTCCCGGCCGGGGCCCTGGTGCTCCTGCTCTCGACGAGGCTCCAGAACCGGCTGAGCCAGAAGCACATGCGGGCCAAGATCGACGCGGGGAACCGCATTCAGGAGTACATGAACGGCATCCGCGTCATCAAGGCCTGCAATCTGACGGGGGAGCGCTTTGCCCGGATGGAGAGCGCCTTCCAGGGCTTCATGCGGGAGAGCATCCGCATCGAGGCGGCCCTGGGTCCCTTCGCCATGCTGGCGATCTCCCTGATCCGCCTGGGGCTGACCCTGATGATCGTGCTGGGTGTGCACCTGATGATCGGCGGGACCCTCGACCCCCTGACCTTTGTCGCATTCCTCATCGTCGGGACGCGCGTGTACGACCCCCTGACGGCGGCGCTGCTCAACTTCTTCGTCTTCCGCTATTCCACCCAGGCCGGAAAGCGCATCCTTCGCCTGATGGAGGAGCCCGAGATGAGCGGGGAGGGCGACGCGCCCGAGCGGCACGACATCGAGCTGAAGAACGTCACGTTCGGCTACGGCGGCGAGCCTGTGCTTCGGGACGTGAGCCTGACGTTTCCGCAGGGGAAGCTGACCGCGCTGGTGGGCCCGTCGGGGTGCGGAAAGACAACCCTGATGAAGGTCATGGCCCGCTTCTACGACCCGCAGTCCGGGACGGTGCTCTTCGGCGGCGCGGACGAGCGCGGGCTGGATCCGGAGAAACTGATGCGGCGGATATCCTTCGTCTTCCAGGACGTGTACCTGTTCCGGGACACGGTGCGGAACAACATCGCCTTCGGACGTGAGGGGGCGACGGAGGCCGAGGTGGAGGAGGCGGCGAAGCGGGCCTGCGCCCACGACTTCATCATGCGGCTGCCCCAGGGCTACGACACGATGGTGGGGGAGGGCGGCTCCACCCTCTCTGGCGGGGAGAAGCAGCGGATCTCCATCGCCCGGGCGCTGCTCAAGAACGCGCCGGTCGTCCTGCTGGACGAGGCCACGGCGAGCCTGGACCCGGAGAACGAGGTGGAGGTGCAGCGGGCCGTCAACGCGCTGGTGGAGGGGCGCACCGTGGTGGTGATCGCCCATAAGCTGCGCACGACCCAGAACGCGGACAACATCGTGGTGATGGAGGCGGGGCGCGTGGTGGACCAGGGCCGCCATGCGGAGCTTCTGGAGCGCGGCGGGCTCTACGCGCGGCTCTGGACCCTGCAGAACGAGTCCGTGGGCTGGAGCCTGACCGGAGACTGA
- a CDS encoding ABC transporter ATP-binding protein — translation MKKKSGMTRLLAIAGERRGLVMLSCVLSALSAALMLVPFLSVYRILGELLARGAGPENAAFFGRQALIAFGAMVLGFVVRYASLIVSHVAAFRILYGIRMGLARHIGRLPLGFLSGTTIGAVKKTMEQNVEDIELFVAHRIPELVDALATTLILAGALLWLSFPLALACLGAFAAALFMQASLWFGAQGKDALKQYYDSLERVNASAVQYVRGMQVVKVFGRTVQSFRGLCDDIQAYSAFCLQFTDRYERGYILFKVVASSFFTFLLPVGLLMIQNDPGSRALALSFLFFVVMAPGAASPMMSLTMLAMQSRQIDEGVERIEAVMARRPVSEPARPRIPERFDVEFRDVSFSYEAEGPENASALSTRAQALSSVSFHAEEGRVTALVGPSGGGKSTVASLIPRFWDLGEGEGEILIGGVDVWDIPNETLMDTVSFVFQDNFLFFDSVMNNIRLGRPEATDDEVIAAARAAQCHEFIERLPQGYGTLIGSGGVYLSGGEEQRVCIARAVLKNAPILVLDEATAFADPENEFEIQRALTALIKGKTVLVIAHRLSSIRRAEQILVLQEGRLEERGRHDELLAADGLYARMWRAYVGAESWRLGRSTKEGAA, via the coding sequence ATGAAAAAAAAGAGCGGCATGACCCGGCTGCTGGCAATTGCCGGGGAACGACGAGGACTGGTGATGCTCTCCTGCGTGCTCTCGGCACTCAGCGCGGCGCTGATGCTGGTGCCCTTCCTGAGCGTGTACCGCATCCTGGGCGAGCTTTTGGCGCGGGGAGCTGGCCCGGAGAACGCCGCTTTCTTCGGCCGCCAGGCTTTGATCGCCTTTGGGGCCATGGTGCTGGGCTTCGTCGTTCGCTATGCGTCCCTGATAGTCTCGCACGTGGCTGCGTTCCGGATTCTGTACGGCATCCGAATGGGCCTCGCCCGCCACATCGGCAGGCTGCCGCTGGGCTTCCTCTCGGGCACCACCATCGGCGCGGTCAAGAAGACGATGGAGCAGAACGTCGAGGACATCGAGCTCTTCGTGGCCCACCGCATTCCGGAACTGGTCGACGCGCTGGCTACGACGCTGATTCTGGCCGGAGCGCTGCTCTGGCTCAGCTTCCCCCTGGCTCTGGCCTGCCTGGGCGCGTTTGCCGCAGCGCTTTTCATGCAGGCTTCGCTGTGGTTTGGCGCGCAGGGCAAGGACGCCCTCAAACAGTACTACGATTCGCTGGAGCGGGTCAACGCCTCGGCGGTGCAGTATGTCCGGGGCATGCAGGTGGTCAAGGTCTTCGGCCGCACCGTGCAGTCCTTTCGGGGTCTTTGCGACGACATCCAGGCCTATAGCGCTTTCTGTCTCCAGTTCACCGACCGCTATGAGCGCGGCTATATCCTGTTCAAGGTCGTAGCCAGCTCCTTCTTCACCTTCCTGCTGCCCGTGGGACTCCTGATGATTCAAAACGATCCGGGAAGCCGGGCACTGGCGCTGAGCTTCCTGTTCTTCGTGGTGATGGCCCCGGGTGCGGCCTCGCCCATGATGAGTCTGACGATGCTGGCCATGCAGAGCCGCCAGATCGACGAGGGCGTGGAACGCATCGAGGCCGTGATGGCACGCAGGCCCGTGTCTGAGCCCGCAAGGCCCAGGATTCCGGAGCGCTTCGACGTGGAGTTCCGGGACGTGAGCTTTTCCTACGAGGCGGAGGGACCGGAAAACGCGAGCGCCCTCTCCACGCGGGCCCAGGCCCTGTCGTCCGTTTCCTTTCATGCGGAGGAGGGGAGGGTGACTGCCCTCGTGGGCCCATCGGGCGGGGGCAAATCCACCGTCGCCAGCCTGATCCCACGCTTCTGGGACCTGGGGGAGGGGGAAGGAGAGATCCTCATCGGGGGCGTGGACGTCTGGGACATCCCGAACGAGACGCTGATGGACACGGTGTCGTTCGTGTTCCAGGACAACTTCCTGTTCTTCGACTCCGTGATGAACAACATCCGGCTCGGGCGGCCGGAGGCGACGGACGACGAGGTGATCGCCGCGGCACGGGCCGCCCAGTGCCACGAGTTCATCGAGCGCCTGCCCCAGGGCTACGGCACCCTCATCGGCTCGGGCGGCGTCTACCTGTCCGGCGGGGAGGAGCAGCGCGTCTGCATCGCCCGGGCCGTCCTGAAGAACGCGCCCATCCTGGTGCTGGACGAGGCGACGGCCTTTGCCGATCCGGAGAACGAGTTCGAGATCCAGAGGGCCCTGACGGCGCTCATCAAGGGCAAGACGGTGCTGGTGATCGCACACCGGCTCTCCTCGATCCGAAGGGCCGAGCAGATCCTGGTGCTGCAGGAGGGGCGCCTCGAGGAACGGGGGCGGCACGACGAGCTGCTGGCGGCAGACGGGCTCTACGCCCGCATGTGGCGGGCCTATGTCGGGGCGGAGAGCTGGCGGCTCGGCAGGAGTACGAAGGAGGGGGCGGCATGA
- the dusB gene encoding tRNA dihydrouridine synthase DusB produces the protein MFRILQGASPAPFPVVGRLHLQSRLVLAPLAGYTDLPFRLLCRELGAGLVFSEMVSSHGLHQGQKKSAAMLQSVPEERPLVVQLFGAEPDIMAAAAARICELPVDGIDLNMGCPVRKVTRRGAGAALMSEPERAAAIIQAVCAASSLPVSVKFRSGRDAAHLNAVSFARMAEDAGAAFLTIHGRTWAQAFGGQADWSLVRAVREAVRIPVIGNGDIDSFATAQERLQASACAAVMVGRGALGNPWLFAGRERPQTLAGRLPLLHRYLALCEAYLPVERVLFRIRNQVCRFLAGLNGAATARQKVLTCTTTGDIGRCLDSLA, from the coding sequence ATGTTCCGTATCCTTCAGGGCGCCTCTCCGGCGCCCTTTCCTGTTGTGGGCAGGCTGCACCTGCAAAGCCGACTAGTGCTGGCCCCGCTGGCCGGTTATACCGACCTGCCTTTCCGGCTCCTGTGCCGTGAGCTGGGGGCAGGGCTGGTCTTCTCCGAAATGGTCAGCTCCCACGGTCTGCATCAGGGGCAGAAGAAAAGCGCGGCCATGCTGCAGAGCGTTCCGGAAGAGCGTCCCCTTGTCGTGCAGCTCTTCGGCGCCGAGCCCGACATCATGGCCGCTGCCGCTGCCCGGATCTGCGAGTTGCCGGTGGATGGCATCGATCTGAACATGGGCTGCCCGGTGCGCAAAGTCACGAGGCGGGGGGCGGGCGCAGCGTTGATGAGCGAGCCGGAACGGGCGGCCGCCATCATCCAGGCGGTGTGCGCGGCCAGTTCCCTGCCGGTCTCGGTCAAGTTCCGCAGCGGCAGGGACGCGGCGCATCTGAACGCCGTCTCATTCGCCCGCATGGCCGAAGATGCGGGCGCGGCCTTTCTGACGATTCATGGCCGTACCTGGGCCCAGGCCTTTGGCGGTCAGGCAGACTGGAGCCTGGTACGGGCCGTGCGGGAGGCAGTGCGCATCCCGGTCATTGGCAATGGTGATATCGACAGCTTCGCCACCGCGCAGGAACGACTTCAGGCCAGTGCCTGTGCGGCGGTCATGGTGGGCCGGGGAGCGCTCGGCAACCCCTGGCTCTTTGCCGGCCGGGAGCGGCCGCAGACGCTTGCCGGCCGCCTGCCGCTCCTGCATCGCTATCTGGCCCTGTGTGAGGCCTATCTGCCGGTGGAGCGGGTTCTCTTTCGCATCCGGAACCAGGTCTGCCGTTTTCTCGCCGGCCTGAACGGTGCGGCCACGGCCCGGCAAAAGGTGCTGACCTGCACCACGACCGGAGATATCGGCCGTTGCCTGGACTCCTTGGCCTAA
- the lptE gene encoding LPS assembly lipoprotein LptE, which yields MKSGRFACALLLIALLALAGCGYYFPHVYDGPEQVVYMPDWENRTSKLGLDNRIYQVLARWFQKSEAVQLTKERGGADYILAGEIVGIDLPSVSWDGVSRASGVNVKLVVRYVLKDLKSGKIVWEVPSKLYTADYTEKKISAAGDELALREIVDDIAEDIYMGTLHRIRRQQAKEPTSGKGQFAE from the coding sequence ATGAAATCAGGCCGCTTTGCTTGTGCACTGCTTTTGATTGCCCTGCTGGCCCTTGCCGGTTGCGGCTACTATTTCCCCCATGTGTATGACGGGCCGGAGCAGGTGGTGTATATGCCTGACTGGGAAAACCGCACCAGCAAACTGGGGCTGGACAACCGCATCTATCAGGTCCTGGCGCGCTGGTTCCAGAAATCGGAAGCCGTGCAGCTCACCAAGGAACGGGGCGGAGCCGACTATATCCTGGCCGGCGAAATCGTGGGCATCGATCTGCCCAGCGTTTCCTGGGATGGCGTCTCCCGGGCCTCGGGCGTCAACGTCAAGCTGGTGGTGCGCTACGTGCTGAAGGATCTGAAGAGCGGCAAGATCGTCTGGGAGGTGCCGAGCAAGCTCTACACCGCCGACTATACGGAGAAAAAAATCAGTGCCGCGGGCGATGAGCTGGCCCTGCGCGAGATCGTGGACGATATTGCCGAAGACATCTACATGGGCACGCTGCACCGTATTCGCCGCCAGCAGGCAAAGGAACCCACATCCGGCAAGGGCCAGTTTGCCGAATAG
- the leuS gene encoding leucine--tRNA ligase has product MNDRYDFKAIERKWQQRWLAEEPDRVPDVPTGRKYYVLEMFPYPSGRIHMGHVRNYTIGDVIARYKRMRGFQVMHPMGWDAFGLPAENAAMKHGTHPAAWTQDNIAYMRGQLRAIGLSYDWRRELATCEPDYYRWEQQLFLKMLKEGLVYRRETTLNWCESCQTVLAREQVEEGACWRCGQPVMPRKMPGWFFNITRYAGELLADLDRLSGWPERVVAMQRNWIGRSTGLSCDFQVAGSEDRISIFTTRPDTIFGVTFMSLAVEHPLLKTLSQGLPQHEAVQAFIQETMIAKQRATPDQEPEKRGVFTGRYCINPFSGEQVPIYAANFVLMEYGTGAVMAVPAHDQRDFDFARAYGLPIRIVIQAEGEPLSPETMTAASTVAGRLVNSGAFSGLDSEEAKQAIIRHAEQQGFGRPMVTYRLRDWGVSRQRYWGAPIPVVHCPHCGIVPVPEEQLPVVLPDSYQPLHQQESFLATACPVCGGPARRESDTLDTFVESSWYYMRYLCPDYRGGLVNKEAAAGWLPVDQYIGGVEHAILHLLYSRFFAKMLRDLGYVGIDEPFTNLLTQGMVLKNGAKMSKSRGNVEDPSILIEQYGADTVRLFSMFAAPPERDLDWNPQGVEGAARFLAKIHHLIALNTDCLANTAELAPEGLDPASRKVYRKTHQTIHRVTESIESNFHFNTAIAGVMELVNAIGVPEEAGKLDSAVLRQALETVLTLLFPMAPHICEELWEASGHRTRLADCAWPDYSAEAAREDEITIVIQVNGKLRGKVLVAEGTDNEAVQAMALADEKIVQFLAGKRPKKIVVVPGKLVNIVC; this is encoded by the coding sequence ATGAACGACCGCTACGATTTCAAGGCCATAGAACGCAAGTGGCAGCAGCGCTGGCTGGCAGAGGAGCCCGACCGGGTGCCTGACGTTCCGACCGGCAGGAAGTATTACGTGCTCGAGATGTTTCCCTACCCCTCGGGCCGGATTCACATGGGTCACGTGCGCAACTACACCATCGGCGATGTGATCGCCCGCTACAAGCGGATGCGGGGTTTTCAGGTCATGCATCCCATGGGCTGGGACGCCTTCGGCCTGCCGGCGGAAAATGCGGCCATGAAACACGGCACCCACCCGGCGGCCTGGACGCAGGACAACATCGCCTACATGCGGGGCCAGCTCAGGGCCATTGGCCTGAGCTACGACTGGCGGCGGGAGCTGGCCACCTGCGAGCCGGACTACTATCGCTGGGAACAGCAGCTTTTCCTGAAGATGCTGAAAGAAGGCCTGGTCTACCGCAGGGAAACCACGCTCAACTGGTGCGAGAGCTGTCAGACCGTGCTGGCCCGGGAGCAGGTGGAAGAGGGCGCCTGCTGGCGCTGCGGCCAGCCGGTCATGCCCAGGAAAATGCCGGGCTGGTTTTTCAACATCACCCGTTATGCCGGGGAGCTCCTGGCCGATCTCGACCGGCTCAGCGGTTGGCCGGAGCGGGTAGTGGCCATGCAGCGCAACTGGATCGGCAGGAGCACCGGACTTTCCTGCGACTTTCAGGTGGCAGGCAGCGAGGACAGGATCAGCATTTTTACCACCCGCCCGGATACCATCTTCGGTGTCACCTTCATGTCCCTGGCCGTGGAGCACCCGCTGCTGAAAACCCTGAGCCAGGGCCTGCCGCAGCACGAGGCCGTGCAGGCCTTCATCCAGGAGACCATGATTGCCAAGCAGCGGGCCACTCCGGATCAGGAGCCGGAAAAACGGGGCGTCTTTACCGGGCGCTACTGCATCAATCCCTTCAGCGGGGAGCAGGTGCCCATCTATGCGGCCAACTTCGTGCTCATGGAATACGGTACCGGCGCGGTCATGGCCGTGCCAGCCCACGACCAGCGCGACTTCGACTTTGCCCGCGCCTATGGTCTGCCCATCCGCATCGTGATCCAGGCGGAAGGCGAGCCCCTGAGTCCGGAAACGATGACAGCGGCCAGCACCGTGGCAGGCCGCCTGGTCAATTCCGGCGCCTTCAGTGGTCTGGATTCCGAAGAGGCCAAGCAGGCCATTATCAGGCACGCCGAGCAGCAGGGCTTTGGCCGCCCCATGGTGACGTATCGCCTGCGTGACTGGGGCGTTTCCCGCCAGCGCTACTGGGGTGCGCCGATTCCGGTGGTGCACTGCCCGCACTGCGGCATTGTGCCGGTGCCCGAGGAGCAGTTGCCGGTGGTCCTGCCGGACAGCTACCAGCCCCTGCACCAGCAGGAAAGCTTTCTCGCCACCGCCTGCCCGGTCTGTGGCGGCCCGGCCCGGCGGGAGAGCGATACCCTGGATACCTTTGTCGAATCATCCTGGTACTACATGCGCTACCTGTGCCCGGACTACCGGGGCGGCCTGGTGAACAAAGAGGCCGCGGCCGGCTGGCTGCCGGTGGATCAGTACATCGGGGGCGTGGAGCACGCCATTCTGCACCTGCTCTACTCGCGCTTTTTCGCCAAGATGCTGCGCGATCTGGGCTATGTAGGCATCGACGAACCCTTTACCAACCTGCTCACCCAGGGCATGGTGCTGAAGAATGGCGCCAAGATGTCCAAGTCCAGGGGCAACGTGGAAGACCCGAGCATTCTGATCGAACAGTACGGGGCCGACACGGTGCGGCTCTTCTCCATGTTCGCCGCCCCGCCGGAACGGGATCTGGACTGGAACCCCCAGGGCGTGGAAGGTGCGGCCCGTTTTCTGGCCAAAATCCACCACCTGATCGCGCTGAACACGGACTGCCTCGCGAACACGGCGGAACTGGCGCCCGAGGGGCTGGATCCGGCATCCCGCAAGGTATACCGCAAAACCCACCAGACCATCCACCGGGTCACGGAGAGCATAGAGAGCAATTTCCACTTCAACACCGCCATTGCCGGGGTGATGGAGCTGGTCAATGCCATAGGCGTACCGGAAGAGGCGGGCAAGCTGGATAGCGCCGTGCTGCGCCAGGCGCTGGAAACCGTGCTGACGCTGCTCTTCCCGATGGCGCCCCACATCTGTGAGGAACTCTGGGAGGCGAGCGGCCACAGGACCCGGCTGGCCGACTGCGCCTGGCCCGACTACAGCGCCGAGGCGGCCAGAGAAGACGAAATCACCATTGTCATCCAGGTCAACGGCAAGCTGCGCGGCAAGGTGCTGGTTGCCGAGGGCACGGACAACGAGGCTGTGCAGGCCATGGCTCTGGCAGACGAAAAAATCGTACAGTTTCTGGCCGGCAAGCGGCCGAAAAAAATTGTTGTTGTTCCGGGGAAACTCGTTAACATTGTGTGCTGA